From one Salinimonas iocasae genomic stretch:
- a CDS encoding DUF922 domain-containing protein has protein sequence MINFKTTSSHSPFNVSKKLLCACAIYFTVFNVSGQSQLQGSHSFEYAYYSVTGVSGLDSIKSVVSRTAREHEMTTDALTSTSYKWKHLQAPAEKNGICTPSQVELKAHTVITLPRLVNAKLTKDELAVWAKSLKNLLSHENLHYANHQQAFLEITQEANSFEAPCNGFRAAFSKAMKVVIHGHIETDEAIDKKQSTSS, from the coding sequence ATGATTAACTTCAAAACCACCAGCAGTCATTCTCCATTTAACGTATCAAAAAAGCTCTTATGTGCATGCGCTATATATTTTACTGTCTTTAATGTATCAGGACAGTCCCAGTTACAAGGCTCCCATAGCTTCGAATATGCATATTATTCAGTAACTGGTGTATCTGGATTAGATTCGATAAAAAGTGTTGTATCTCGCACGGCCAGAGAGCACGAAATGACCACTGATGCGCTGACATCAACCTCTTACAAGTGGAAACATCTACAAGCACCGGCTGAAAAAAATGGCATTTGTACCCCGAGCCAGGTCGAACTAAAGGCGCATACTGTGATCACTCTGCCCCGTTTAGTTAATGCTAAACTGACAAAGGATGAATTAGCGGTCTGGGCTAAGAGCTTAAAAAACCTTTTGAGCCATGAAAACCTTCACTACGCCAACCACCAACAAGCGTTTTTGGAAATTACGCAAGAAGCAAACAGTTTTGAAGCTCCATGTAATGGTTTCAGAGCAGCCTTTTCAAAGGCTATGAAAGTAGTAATCCATGGTCATATAGAGACTGATGAAGCTATTGATAAGAAGCAATCTACCAGTAGTTAG